A window of the Lactuca sativa cultivar Salinas chromosome 5, Lsat_Salinas_v11, whole genome shotgun sequence genome harbors these coding sequences:
- the LOC111892528 gene encoding uncharacterized protein LOC111892528 gives MAESENGSPVSNLKVEVRAGRIKETSPRYRKESHVKGGEDTIEVSTPISEFKGQSIFDRAKEEFEALVETIHPKKEYDYFVSPPKKEDGFRATIGRKLEKITSARSHNHQD, from the exons ATGGCTGAATCAGAAAATGGATCGCCAG TGAGTAACCTGAAGGTGGAAGTAAGAGCAGGAAGAATAAAAGAAACTTCACCTCGTTATCGTAAAGAAAGTCATGTGAAAGGAGGAGAAGATACCATCGAGGTGAGCACTCCAATCAGCGAATTTAAAGGTCAGAGTATTTTTGATCGAGCAAAAGAAGAATTTGAGGCGCTTGTTGAAACGATTCATCCCAAGAAAGAATATGATTATTTCGTTTCCCCACCTAAAAAGGAAGATGGATTTCGAGCCACCATTGGAAGAAAGTTGGAAAAAATTACATCTGCAAGGAGTCATAATCATCAAGATTGA